In a genomic window of Flammeovirga agarivorans:
- a CDS encoding queuosine precursor transporter, with protein sequence MDRSQLINERKRQTLYVALCAIFLTNAIVAELVGPKIFSLEAFMGIAPAQLKIMDGFVLDFNLTAGVVLWPVVFITTDIINEYFGKRGVKKISFITAGLITYVFVVVFFVTKLPPAQFWLDLNSTDSAGNPFNIEEAFDKIFTQGMGIIIGSLVAFLIGQFLDAHTFQWLRKLTGSKQIWVRATGSTLISQLVDSFVVLGVAFYVFGNWPLKQVLAVGIINYIYKFIIAVGMTPLLYVSHYVIDSYLGKDFAEQVVEDAAKTNLFEKNSD encoded by the coding sequence ATGGATCGAAGCCAACTGATAAACGAACGAAAGAGACAAACACTTTATGTGGCTCTTTGTGCTATATTTCTAACAAATGCCATAGTAGCAGAATTAGTTGGCCCTAAGATTTTTTCATTGGAAGCATTTATGGGTATTGCTCCAGCTCAATTAAAAATAATGGACGGTTTTGTCTTGGATTTTAATTTAACAGCAGGAGTTGTACTTTGGCCGGTAGTGTTTATTACTACAGATATAATTAATGAATATTTTGGCAAGAGAGGGGTAAAGAAAATCTCTTTTATTACTGCAGGACTTATTACCTATGTCTTTGTGGTAGTATTTTTTGTTACAAAACTTCCTCCCGCACAATTTTGGTTGGATTTGAATAGTACCGATTCTGCAGGCAACCCATTTAATATAGAAGAAGCCTTTGATAAGATATTTACTCAAGGAATGGGTATTATTATAGGATCTTTGGTCGCTTTCTTAATTGGTCAATTTCTTGATGCGCATACATTCCAGTGGCTAAGGAAACTGACAGGTAGTAAGCAGATTTGGGTAAGAGCAACTGGGTCGACTTTAATTTCACAACTAGTAGACTCTTTTGTAGTGTTAGGTGTGGCTTTTTATGTTTTTGGAAATTGGCCATTAAAACAAGTATTGGCCGTTGGTATTATCAATTACATCTATAAGTTTATTATTGCAGTTGGTATGACACCTTTATTATATGTATCCCATTATGTAATTGATAGCTATTTGGGAAAAGACTTTGCAGAACAAGTAGTAGAAGATGCAGCCAAGACTAATTTATTTGAGAAAAACTCCGATTAG
- a CDS encoding energy transducer TonB, whose protein sequence is MVDILGKLGAGGVAALLALSFLAIIQIFRFIMNKTGSDIIAGKKEGKEGNILVKKYNDVDVSKYSSLFGLIGMSLSMLVVLVAMEFPSYDEQILMDLGSLEFEEEEMVDIPVTQQQPPPPPKVTAPVIVEVPDEEEIEDEIEIEIPEEFDEETVIEEAPEVEEEEVEEVVDEIFEIVEDPAGFPGGMGKFYKWVGKNMKYPSQAKRMGVEGKVYVQFVVDKDGSLTDIKVVRGIGAGCDEAAINVLKKAPKWKPGKQRGRAVKQRMVLPISFKLG, encoded by the coding sequence ATGGTAGATATCTTAGGAAAATTAGGTGCCGGAGGGGTCGCAGCTCTGTTGGCATTATCTTTCCTAGCAATTATTCAGATTTTCCGTTTTATAATGAATAAAACTGGTTCTGATATTATTGCTGGTAAAAAGGAAGGAAAAGAGGGTAACATCCTCGTAAAAAAATACAATGATGTAGATGTATCAAAATACTCTTCATTATTTGGATTAATTGGTATGTCATTATCAATGCTAGTCGTACTAGTAGCAATGGAGTTCCCTTCATATGATGAGCAAATTTTAATGGACTTAGGTTCTTTAGAATTTGAAGAAGAAGAAATGGTAGATATTCCTGTTACTCAACAACAACCACCTCCACCACCAAAAGTAACTGCTCCAGTTATCGTAGAGGTACCTGATGAGGAAGAAATCGAAGATGAGATCGAAATCGAAATTCCTGAGGAATTCGACGAAGAAACTGTCATCGAAGAAGCTCCAGAGGTTGAAGAAGAAGAAGTTGAGGAAGTAGTTGACGAAATCTTCGAAATCGTAGAGGATCCTGCAGGTTTCCCAGGTGGTATGGGTAAATTCTACAAGTGGGTTGGTAAAAACATGAAATACCCTTCACAAGCTAAGCGTATGGGCGTGGAAGGTAAAGTATATGTTCAATTCGTTGTAGATAAAGACGGATCATTAACTGATATCAAAGTTGTTAGAGGTATTGGTGCTGGTTGTGATGAAGCAGCTATCAATGTCTTAAAGAAAGCTCCAAAATGGAAGCCTGGTAAGCAACGTGGTCGTGCAGTAAAACAAAGAATGGTATTACCTATCTCATTCAAGCTAGGTTAA
- a CDS encoding pseudouridine synthase, with protein MKKNTPRKGKSNTSPFKKFMKEKPKRDEFQERSFGGPKKRISKKSEEKQKQRKNEKIKKTAYSPFEKGTQKPVYDIKKVMKVTKELKEEKPEVKKTSETRLNKYISNAGVCSRREADQLIAEGKIKINGKVVTEMGYKVKPNDRVEYEGKLLKKEKYVYVLLNKPKGFITTTKDPQERKTVMQLVKNACDERIYPVGRLDRNTTGLLLFTNDGEFATKVAHPSSNTQKIYRVELNKSFKEEHEEKLRDPNFALEDGPIFMDGLSINGDDRKEIGIELHSGKNRIVRRIFESFGYQVEVLDRTVLAGLTKKDLPRGKWRYLSEDEMIQLKYLSGLDKKKKK; from the coding sequence ATGAAAAAGAATACTCCTAGAAAAGGAAAATCAAATACTAGTCCTTTCAAGAAGTTTATGAAAGAGAAACCAAAACGAGATGAGTTCCAAGAAAGAAGTTTTGGTGGACCTAAGAAAAGAATTTCCAAGAAGAGCGAGGAAAAACAAAAGCAGAGGAAAAACGAAAAGATTAAAAAGACAGCTTATAGCCCTTTCGAAAAAGGAACTCAAAAGCCTGTTTATGATATCAAGAAGGTAATGAAAGTTACCAAAGAGTTAAAAGAAGAAAAGCCTGAGGTTAAAAAAACTTCTGAAACTCGTTTAAATAAATACATCTCAAATGCAGGTGTATGTTCCCGTCGTGAGGCAGACCAATTGATTGCTGAAGGTAAAATCAAGATCAATGGTAAAGTGGTCACAGAAATGGGATACAAAGTAAAACCAAATGATAGAGTTGAATACGAAGGAAAACTACTGAAAAAAGAAAAGTATGTTTACGTATTATTAAACAAGCCAAAAGGTTTTATTACAACTACTAAAGACCCTCAAGAAAGAAAAACGGTAATGCAATTGGTGAAAAACGCTTGTGATGAGCGAATTTACCCTGTAGGCCGTTTGGATAGAAATACTACCGGACTTTTATTATTTACTAATGATGGTGAGTTTGCAACAAAAGTAGCACACCCTTCTAGTAATACACAAAAGATATATAGAGTAGAATTAAATAAGTCATTTAAAGAAGAGCATGAAGAAAAACTTCGTGATCCAAACTTCGCTTTAGAAGATGGACCAATCTTTATGGATGGCTTGTCTATTAATGGTGACGATAGAAAAGAAATTGGTATTGAACTACACTCTGGAAAAAACAGAATTGTACGTCGTATCTTCGAATCGTTTGGTTATCAAGTAGAAGTTCTGGATAGAACAGTGTTAGCAGGATTAACGAAAAAAGATCTACCAAGAGGTAAATGGAGATACCTTTCTGAAGATGAAATGATACAGTTGAAATACTTATCAGGACTAGATAAGAAAAAGAAAAAATAA
- a CDS encoding transporter: protein MKHFNLAFLLLFALPFYAHAQYSESITTDRPGLTFSPYTLGKKVVQIQSGYNISGTEFKDIDSQSNGWLFTNFLRVGLSEHFDIEAVIDLQSDRVKVNSVDVDSLRLKGISNTQLGIRYNYTKNDGWVPAFGFQGRLLLRAVSNDYKREKVGMVFNFMTSNQINSWLSYNMNIGAYLPNTGNNDYTLPSTFNFGITINDKFGTFVEMFGNLNNFKPGVDTGLSYLISNNFMLDIGGGITPTKDSNTWFTEIGLSYRFDWRNGTETDNRPNSEIIRAFD, encoded by the coding sequence ATGAAACACTTCAATCTCGCATTCTTATTACTTTTTGCATTACCTTTTTATGCCCATGCCCAATACAGTGAAAGTATTACAACAGACAGACCTGGTTTAACTTTCTCTCCTTATACATTAGGCAAAAAAGTAGTACAGATTCAATCTGGATACAATATTTCAGGAACAGAATTTAAGGATATAGACTCTCAATCTAATGGGTGGTTATTTACAAATTTTCTAAGAGTAGGTTTATCAGAGCATTTTGATATTGAAGCCGTCATTGATTTACAAAGTGATAGAGTAAAAGTAAATAGTGTTGATGTTGATAGTTTACGCTTAAAAGGAATAAGTAATACTCAATTGGGTATACGTTATAATTATACTAAAAATGATGGTTGGGTACCTGCTTTTGGTTTTCAGGGAAGATTACTGCTTAGAGCAGTTTCCAATGATTACAAGAGAGAAAAAGTAGGGATGGTCTTTAATTTTATGACGAGTAATCAAATAAATAGTTGGTTGTCGTATAATATGAATATCGGAGCCTACTTGCCGAATACCGGAAATAATGATTATACTTTACCTTCTACATTTAATTTTGGTATTACCATAAATGATAAATTCGGAACATTTGTTGAAATGTTTGGTAACCTAAACAACTTCAAGCCAGGAGTAGATACAGGTCTTTCTTATCTGATATCCAATAATTTTATGTTGGATATAGGAGGAGGGATTACACCTACAAAAGATTCAAATACCTGGTTTACGGAAATAGGATTGTCATATAGATTTGATTGGAGAAATGGAACAGAAACAGATAATAGACCAAATAGTGAAATCATTAGAGCTTTTGATTGA
- a CDS encoding NAD(P)/FAD-dependent oxidoreductase, with protein sequence MVQATLDVPDLHIPRVVIIGGGFAGLELVRSLKSQEVQVVLLDRNNYHTFQPLLYQVATAGLEPDAIAFPIRKLFHNYENFYFRYSVVQEIDTQQKEVVTNLGKLKYDYLVVASGSRTNFFGNENIRYHSMPLKTVVQSLQLRSLLLQNFEKALQTKDLTKREAYMNFVIVGGGPTGVELAGALSELKNYVLPVDYPELDVRKMQVHLVDAGPRVLAALSEESSASAERYLKKLGVHLHFNTLVKDYDGTTAITIKDGEEGQLLGRNLIWSAGVEGNAPKGFDASKITERGNRILVNEFNQVEGVQNVFAVGDVACMKLEDFPNGHPMVAPVAIQQATLLAKNLKCLINGKSLKPFKYQNKGSMATVGKNKAVVEIGKTRFKGVFAWFIWMFVHILSLIGLRNKAIVFINWFWNYLNYDRSNRLIISRFSKEERKEKRDKGKAGVVI encoded by the coding sequence ATGGTCCAAGCTACTTTAGATGTCCCTGACTTGCATATCCCAAGAGTCGTTATTATCGGTGGCGGCTTTGCAGGATTAGAACTTGTCAGATCATTAAAAAGTCAAGAGGTACAGGTAGTCTTGTTGGATAGAAATAACTATCATACATTTCAACCCTTATTGTATCAAGTAGCTACAGCAGGCCTAGAACCGGATGCGATTGCATTCCCGATAAGAAAGCTTTTCCATAATTATGAAAACTTTTACTTTAGGTACTCTGTAGTTCAAGAAATTGACACCCAACAGAAAGAGGTAGTGACTAACTTAGGTAAATTAAAGTATGATTACTTAGTGGTCGCTTCAGGGTCAAGAACTAACTTTTTTGGTAATGAGAATATACGGTATCACTCAATGCCATTAAAAACTGTTGTACAATCTCTTCAACTAAGAAGTTTATTACTCCAAAACTTCGAAAAAGCACTTCAAACTAAAGATCTAACAAAACGCGAAGCTTACATGAACTTTGTTATTGTAGGAGGAGGTCCTACAGGAGTGGAGTTAGCCGGTGCGTTATCAGAATTAAAGAACTATGTTTTACCTGTAGATTATCCAGAATTGGATGTTCGTAAAATGCAGGTTCACCTTGTAGATGCAGGTCCAAGAGTTTTAGCAGCGCTTTCAGAAGAATCTTCAGCATCTGCTGAGAGGTACTTAAAGAAACTTGGGGTTCACCTTCATTTCAATACATTAGTAAAAGACTATGATGGTACCACTGCGATTACAATTAAAGATGGAGAAGAAGGACAATTATTAGGTCGTAATCTGATCTGGTCTGCAGGGGTAGAAGGAAATGCTCCAAAAGGATTTGATGCCTCTAAAATTACTGAAAGAGGAAACCGAATCTTGGTGAATGAATTTAACCAAGTAGAAGGAGTACAAAATGTATTTGCCGTTGGTGACGTAGCATGTATGAAGCTAGAAGATTTTCCAAACGGACATCCCATGGTGGCTCCAGTTGCCATCCAACAAGCAACATTGTTAGCCAAAAACCTGAAATGTTTAATAAATGGAAAAAGCTTAAAACCCTTTAAATACCAGAACAAAGGTAGTATGGCTACCGTTGGTAAAAACAAAGCTGTTGTTGAAATAGGTAAAACACGTTTTAAAGGGGTGTTTGCGTGGTTTATATGGATGTTTGTCCATATTTTATCATTAATTGGATTAAGAAACAAAGCGATTGTGTTTATTAATTGGTTTTGGAACTACTTGAACTACGATAGATCCAACCGATTGATTATAAGCAGATTTAGTAAAGAAGAAAGGAAAGAAAAAAGGGATAAAGGTAAAGCAGGAGTTGTGATTTAA
- a CDS encoding phosphoenolpyruvate carboxylase: MSKEAAKVTPLSALEVVKKHLGKPYEDLEFLLKCLHEVLMDSGEEEMANAIPWINEQTPELKKFDVKYMQLYSIVFQLLNMVEVNGAVQSRRKSEEDKGLASVKGLWGERLKALKEQGYTQEQIAKILPSVKVEPVLTAHPTEAKRSTVLEHHRTLYLLLVQRENSMFTGIEQRSINAKIKLILDTLWRTGEIYIEKPDIASERRNAIHYLTNVFPEVLPILDQRFQQAWGEAGFDKKFINKVDHRPRVSFGNWVGGDRDGHPGVTNEVTAETLSILRLNAFVLIRRSLFSLVKKLSIACDLDQVPEALRTRIYELAKELGDAGKDALERNVGEAFRQFVNLCLAKLPVEVKREHAVELSESEFKYTFASELKADLELLQSALEEFGAKRMAYSYLNESIRVLDTFGFHLARLDVRQNSTFHDNAIAQLLNASSMDGDSFLTWSEEKRLAFMNNELLSNRPFTHPSTKLPKEADAVTSVYRVLAEYISEFGTAGIGALIVSMTRSVSDLVAVYLLAREAGLMEQTPEGLVCKLPVVPLFETIEDLEISPQVMQNFLDHPITRRSLEYQRKLNGKERPEQMVMVGYSDSNKDGGILASQWSLHFAESRLYEVGENRGIDINYFHGKGGTISRGAGPAHWFIQALPHGGVNGNMRLTEQGETIEQKYANKMNASYNMELLMAGTMANTVTDQLGKKPAHPLEKVISWLASESRNFYVDLLEDPKFIKFYGEATPIDAIESSRIGSRPARRTGTRTLADLRAIPWVFSWSQARFNMTSWYGVGYTLEKLSKERPEDFAQLKEMINHDPLIRYVFTNIDTSLEATDEKIMKEYAAMVTDKDVKEDILNKMLSELARTRKMMDSLLKTSFAERRANHYYSSFLRAEALNPLHKQQIKLLKKWRKMKADEKANPEDVEAVLFQLLTSINAIAGALRATG, translated from the coding sequence ATGTCTAAAGAAGCAGCAAAGGTAACTCCTCTAAGTGCTCTTGAAGTTGTCAAGAAACACTTAGGAAAACCTTACGAAGATTTAGAATTCTTACTGAAGTGCCTTCATGAAGTACTTATGGATAGTGGGGAGGAAGAAATGGCCAACGCTATTCCATGGATTAACGAACAAACTCCAGAGCTTAAGAAATTTGATGTAAAATATATGCAATTGTATTCTATCGTATTTCAATTATTGAATATGGTAGAGGTTAACGGTGCTGTTCAGTCAAGACGTAAGAGCGAAGAAGATAAAGGCTTAGCAAGCGTAAAAGGTCTTTGGGGTGAACGTCTTAAGGCTTTAAAAGAGCAAGGTTATACTCAAGAGCAGATTGCTAAAATATTACCATCAGTAAAAGTTGAGCCAGTACTTACTGCTCACCCTACTGAGGCAAAAAGATCAACAGTTTTAGAGCACCATAGAACATTATACTTATTATTAGTACAAAGAGAAAACTCTATGTTTACTGGTATTGAGCAACGTTCTATCAATGCTAAAATTAAATTAATATTAGATACTCTTTGGAGAACTGGTGAAATCTATATTGAGAAGCCAGATATCGCATCAGAGAGAAGAAACGCAATTCACTACTTAACAAACGTATTCCCTGAGGTATTACCTATCTTAGATCAACGTTTCCAACAAGCTTGGGGTGAAGCAGGTTTCGATAAGAAATTTATCAATAAAGTAGATCATAGACCAAGAGTTTCATTTGGTAACTGGGTAGGTGGCGATAGAGATGGTCACCCAGGTGTAACAAATGAAGTAACGGCTGAAACATTAAGCATTTTAAGATTAAATGCATTTGTATTAATCCGTCGTTCATTATTCAGCTTGGTTAAAAAATTATCTATTGCATGTGATTTAGATCAGGTGCCAGAGGCTCTTCGTACTCGTATCTATGAGTTAGCGAAAGAACTTGGCGATGCTGGTAAAGATGCGTTAGAAAGAAACGTAGGTGAAGCATTCAGACAATTTGTAAACCTATGTCTTGCTAAGCTTCCAGTAGAAGTAAAAAGAGAGCATGCTGTTGAATTATCAGAAAGCGAATTCAAATATACTTTTGCATCAGAACTAAAAGCAGATTTAGAGTTATTACAATCAGCTTTAGAAGAGTTTGGTGCAAAAAGAATGGCTTACTCTTACTTAAATGAATCTATTAGAGTATTAGATACTTTCGGTTTCCACTTAGCGAGATTGGATGTACGTCAAAACTCTACGTTCCATGACAATGCGATCGCTCAATTATTGAACGCATCATCTATGGACGGTGATTCATTCTTAACATGGTCTGAGGAGAAACGTTTGGCATTCATGAACAATGAATTGTTATCAAACAGACCTTTCACTCACCCATCTACAAAACTTCCTAAAGAAGCAGATGCTGTTACTTCTGTTTACAGAGTATTAGCTGAATATATCTCTGAATTTGGTACTGCTGGTATCGGTGCATTGATCGTGTCTATGACTAGATCTGTATCTGACCTTGTTGCAGTATACTTATTAGCGAGAGAGGCTGGTTTAATGGAGCAAACTCCAGAAGGTTTAGTTTGTAAACTTCCTGTAGTGCCATTATTCGAGACAATTGAGGACTTGGAAATTAGCCCTCAAGTGATGCAAAACTTCTTGGATCACCCAATCACTCGTCGTTCGTTAGAATACCAAAGAAAATTAAATGGTAAAGAGAGACCAGAACAAATGGTAATGGTTGGTTACTCTGACTCTAACAAAGATGGTGGTATCTTAGCTTCACAATGGTCACTTCACTTCGCAGAATCTAGATTATACGAAGTAGGTGAAAACAGAGGTATCGATATCAACTATTTCCACGGTAAAGGTGGTACGATTTCTCGTGGTGCTGGTCCTGCTCACTGGTTTATCCAAGCTTTACCTCATGGTGGTGTAAATGGTAACATGCGTTTAACTGAACAAGGTGAAACAATTGAACAGAAGTACGCAAACAAAATGAACGCTTCATACAACATGGAGTTATTAATGGCGGGTACTATGGCCAATACTGTTACTGACCAATTAGGTAAGAAACCAGCTCACCCATTGGAGAAAGTAATCTCATGGTTAGCTTCTGAATCTAGAAACTTCTATGTTGATTTATTAGAAGATCCTAAGTTCATCAAGTTCTATGGTGAGGCTACTCCAATTGATGCAATTGAATCATCAAGAATCGGTTCTCGTCCAGCTCGTAGAACAGGTACAAGAACATTAGCCGATCTTAGAGCAATTCCTTGGGTATTCTCATGGAGCCAAGCTCGTTTCAACATGACATCTTGGTACGGTGTAGGTTATACATTAGAGAAACTTTCAAAAGAACGTCCTGAAGACTTCGCCCAATTGAAAGAAATGATCAACCATGATCCTCTAATTCGTTACGTATTCACTAACATCGATACTTCATTAGAAGCAACTGATGAGAAGATCATGAAAGAATACGCTGCAATGGTAACTGATAAAGATGTTAAAGAAGATATCTTAAACAAAATGTTATCAGAGCTAGCTAGAACTAGAAAAATGATGGATAGCTTATTGAAAACTTCTTTTGCTGAAAGAAGAGCTAACCACTATTACTCTAGCTTCTTAAGAGCTGAAGCATTGAACCCACTTCATAAACAACAAATTAAATTGTTGAAGAAATGGCGTAAAATGAAAGCTGATGAAAAAGCGAATCCAGAAGATGTAGAGGCAGTATTATTCCAATTACTGACTTCGATCAACGCAATTGCTGGTGCGCTTAGAGCTACTGGTTGA
- a CDS encoding M23 family metallopeptidase, with product MYNQHPFKHLILFFLFIFSISFLTFGQEDYDYKGYKFPIRPGERNYFAGSMGELRTTHFHGGLDIKTGGVEGYPIYAAEDGYIIRIKVSTFGYGRVLYMMHPNGQTSVYAHQQRFNDELESFIVNEQYKKETFEINLENLPENQFVYKKGDLIGYAGNTGSSSAPHLHFEIRDKEERPLNPVHFGFNEVVDNIPPTVRAIRLKPLSINSRVNGEYSIKKINAVGKNGQYRLNQAFYATGSVGIEIDTYDRADGTYNKYGINTIKIYDGDELIYHHEIDRIPFDMSANINTFTDYYAFLQEKRRYQRLYFFDANHLPIYPNKQLNGHLNINDGQKHAITVRLWDSFNNETQVEFTISGNHIKPKQSNKIILQDTLKVDENILILGVANQSEKELPLHFPLWSEKIPLAYSKGQLKYYLWDLRKGIPRAYTVNGEKKATHLKYMIPSGAHFKYFDQIANIEVNDHILFDTLFLNMEEKENQLIIGNYYTPLHGKVSIDYTVKDSTLLGDQQFVFRRTRKGELEYIGGTWQGKTISFRTNRLGTFEIHKEDTPPKITLLKQWQPNQLRFKIEDEESGIHKYSATLNGQFILLEYDAKKDMLVTRLKNKNGPFKGHFKMIITDAAGNESIFEKDF from the coding sequence ATGTATAACCAACATCCTTTCAAGCATTTAATCTTATTTTTCTTATTCATATTCTCCATTTCGTTCCTAACATTTGGACAAGAGGATTATGACTATAAAGGATATAAATTTCCCATACGTCCGGGAGAACGGAACTACTTTGCGGGTTCTATGGGAGAGCTAAGAACTACACATTTCCATGGCGGTTTGGATATCAAAACTGGAGGAGTCGAAGGCTACCCAATTTATGCTGCTGAAGATGGCTATATTATTAGAATAAAAGTATCTACCTTCGGATATGGTCGTGTTTTATACATGATGCATCCAAATGGACAAACTTCGGTTTATGCTCACCAACAACGTTTTAATGATGAATTAGAATCTTTTATTGTAAATGAACAATACAAAAAAGAAACTTTTGAAATCAATTTAGAAAACCTACCCGAAAATCAGTTTGTTTACAAAAAGGGTGATTTAATTGGATACGCTGGAAATACAGGCTCTTCATCTGCACCTCACCTTCATTTTGAAATAAGAGATAAAGAAGAGAGGCCATTAAATCCCGTTCACTTTGGTTTCAATGAAGTAGTCGACAATATTCCTCCTACTGTTAGAGCTATTCGATTAAAACCACTATCTATTAACAGTAGAGTTAATGGAGAATATTCGATCAAAAAAATAAATGCAGTTGGTAAAAATGGGCAATATAGATTGAATCAGGCATTTTACGCCACTGGATCAGTAGGTATTGAAATTGACACTTATGACCGAGCAGATGGAACCTACAATAAATATGGCATCAACACTATTAAAATCTATGATGGCGATGAACTAATCTATCATCATGAAATTGATAGAATTCCATTCGACATGAGTGCTAACATTAATACGTTTACTGATTATTATGCATTCTTACAGGAAAAAAGAAGGTATCAACGTCTTTATTTCTTTGATGCGAATCACTTACCTATTTATCCTAATAAACAGCTAAATGGTCACCTCAATATTAATGATGGGCAAAAACATGCTATAACTGTTAGACTATGGGACAGTTTCAACAATGAAACTCAAGTAGAATTTACAATTTCTGGTAATCATATAAAACCAAAGCAATCCAACAAAATAATCCTACAAGATACTCTTAAAGTAGACGAAAATATCTTGATCTTAGGTGTAGCCAATCAGAGTGAAAAGGAACTCCCTTTACATTTTCCTTTATGGAGTGAAAAGATTCCACTTGCTTACAGTAAAGGTCAGCTTAAGTACTACTTATGGGATTTAAGAAAAGGGATTCCAAGGGCCTATACAGTTAATGGAGAGAAAAAAGCTACTCATTTAAAGTATATGATTCCTTCAGGAGCTCATTTTAAATACTTCGATCAAATTGCTAACATCGAAGTAAATGATCATATCTTATTTGATACCCTTTTCCTCAATATGGAAGAGAAAGAGAATCAATTAATTATAGGTAATTATTACACACCTTTACATGGCAAGGTTTCAATTGATTACACTGTAAAAGATTCTACCTTATTGGGAGATCAACAATTTGTTTTCCGAAGAACAAGAAAAGGAGAGTTAGAATATATTGGGGGAACTTGGCAAGGAAAAACTATTTCATTTAGAACAAATAGGTTAGGTACATTCGAGATTCACAAAGAAGATACACCTCCTAAAATCACTTTATTAAAACAGTGGCAGCCCAATCAATTACGTTTCAAAATTGAGGATGAGGAATCTGGTATACATAAATATTCTGCTACATTGAACGGGCAATTTATCTTATTGGAATATGATGCTAAAAAAGATATGTTAGTTACTCGACTAAAGAATAAAAACGGACCATTTAAAGGTCATTTTAAAATGATAATCACAGATGCTGCTGGTAATGAAAGCATCTTCGAAAAAGATTTTTAA
- a CDS encoding aminotransferase class V-fold PLP-dependent enzyme yields MKKMLSFYPGPSKVDPELSSYLMEAHASGILSNNHRSKPFMDLMENCIKTIKKQLDVPKNYEVLFTSSATECWEITAQSYLGKKFLHIYNGSFGQKWFQYNQKINQHVTAHEYSIQKSISLNHLKKIDAQNADILCLTSCETSNTTKVHQKTFQKIRSRYKDALLFIDATSSMSGVRLDWLSGDIWYASVQKCFGLPSGLGVMIVSPKALQEANANDFHYNNILSIYNNQQKRQTTHTPNTLGIYLLEKVLSNRKEIKSVENHTKKKMLQLKKALKRLGYNFLINTNKVQSETVIGIISSKEQISLIKERALKEEITLGNGYGKWKDTSLRIANFPSHSYEDIERLISFFQGLEKCKNN; encoded by the coding sequence ATGAAAAAAATGTTATCGTTTTATCCCGGTCCTAGTAAAGTTGACCCGGAACTTTCTTCCTATTTAATGGAAGCGCATGCATCGGGAATTTTATCCAATAATCACAGAAGTAAACCTTTTATGGATTTGATGGAAAATTGTATCAAAACCATAAAAAAGCAATTGGATGTACCTAAAAATTATGAAGTCTTATTTACTTCTAGTGCTACCGAATGTTGGGAAATTACAGCTCAATCCTATTTAGGAAAAAAGTTCTTACATATATATAATGGATCATTTGGACAAAAATGGTTTCAGTACAATCAGAAAATAAACCAACACGTAACTGCTCATGAATATTCCATTCAAAAAAGTATCAGTTTAAATCACTTAAAGAAAATCGATGCTCAAAATGCTGATATATTGTGTTTAACTAGTTGTGAAACGTCAAATACAACAAAAGTTCATCAGAAAACTTTTCAGAAAATAAGAAGTCGATATAAAGATGCTCTTCTATTTATAGATGCAACAAGTAGTATGTCTGGTGTCCGTTTAGACTGGCTCTCTGGAGATATTTGGTATGCTTCAGTACAAAAGTGTTTTGGATTGCCTTCTGGATTAGGAGTTATGATTGTTTCGCCAAAAGCATTACAAGAAGCCAATGCAAATGATTTCCATTATAACAACATACTTTCGATTTATAATAATCAGCAGAAACGACAAACGACCCACACACCTAACACTTTAGGAATATACCTTTTAGAGAAAGTATTGAGTAATAGAAAAGAGATTAAATCTGTAGAGAATCATACCAAGAAAAAAATGCTTCAATTGAAGAAAGCATTAAAAAGGTTAGGGTATAATTTTCTGATCAATACAAATAAGGTACAATCGGAGACTGTCATTGGAATCATTAGTTCTAAAGAACAAATCTCATTAATTAAAGAAAGAGCATTAAAAGAGGAAATTACTTTAGGTAATGGATATGGAAAATGGAAAGACACTTCTTTAAGAATTGCAAATTTTCCATCCCATTCCTATGAAGATATTGAAAGGTTGATTTCTTTCTTTCAAGGGCTAGAAAAATGCAAAAACAATTGA